A single region of the Duganella sp. BuS-21 genome encodes:
- the folE gene encoding GTP cyclohydrolase I FolE — MSQEFTENDWRRLIASIGEDPDRPGLLETPARVSKAWQHWTSGYEQNPVDLLKAFEDGAEQYNEFIVVRNIPVYSHCEHHLAPFFGKATIGYIPNGKIVGLSKLTRLVDCFAKRLQVQERMTMQIANALMEVLEPKAVGVVVKCRHLCMESRGIRTPGEETVSSAMLGELQPNLAMRTEFLALARD, encoded by the coding sequence ATGTCTCAAGAATTTACGGAAAACGACTGGCGCCGCCTGATCGCCAGCATCGGCGAGGACCCTGATCGTCCTGGCCTGCTGGAAACGCCGGCGCGCGTGAGCAAGGCGTGGCAGCACTGGACTTCGGGCTACGAGCAGAACCCGGTCGACCTGCTGAAGGCGTTTGAAGACGGCGCCGAGCAGTACAACGAATTCATCGTTGTGCGCAACATTCCGGTGTACAGCCATTGCGAACACCACCTGGCGCCGTTCTTCGGCAAGGCCACCATCGGCTACATCCCGAACGGCAAGATCGTCGGCCTGTCCAAGCTGACGCGCCTGGTCGACTGCTTCGCCAAGCGCCTGCAGGTGCAGGAACGCATGACCATGCAAATCGCCAACGCGCTGATGGAAGTGCTGGAGCCGAAGGCCGTGGGCGTGGTGGTGAAATGCCGTCACCTGTGCATGGAAAGCCGTGGCATCCGCACACCGGGCGAAGAAACCGTCAGCTCGGCCATGCTGGGCGAGCTGCAGCCTAACCTGGCGATGCGCACCGAGTTCCTGGCGCTGGCAAGGGACTAA
- the nudC gene encoding NAD(+) diphosphatase, with amino-acid sequence MLHTPVTFNAVIRPQKHDNTITFVFYRGELLLRNTIMGLPEASELAALELAPERIHPLGLWEGRYYQAAWVDTPVLPGPEFAYHGLRALFGTLDEGFLGLAGRAFQLTEWARTHRYCGVCATAMSLIEGERCYQCPNCGHSAYPRISPAMMVLIRKGDQVLLAMHTNSPYKRYTALAGFVEAGESVEEAIHREVFEEVGLRVHNVQYFGSQSWPFPHSLMIAYTADYLDGEIRIDPSEIADARWFGPGDAWPDLPIKVSIAARLVDAHRPKP; translated from the coding sequence ATGCTGCACACTCCCGTCACATTCAACGCCGTTATTCGTCCGCAAAAACATGACAATACGATCACTTTCGTGTTCTATCGTGGCGAGTTGCTTCTACGCAACACTATCATGGGCCTACCTGAGGCATCCGAGCTGGCGGCGCTGGAATTGGCGCCGGAACGCATCCATCCGCTGGGATTGTGGGAAGGGCGCTACTACCAGGCGGCCTGGGTCGATACGCCCGTGCTGCCGGGGCCCGAGTTCGCTTATCACGGCCTGCGCGCGCTGTTCGGCACGCTGGACGAAGGCTTCCTCGGGCTGGCCGGGCGCGCCTTCCAGCTGACGGAATGGGCGCGCACGCACCGTTACTGCGGCGTGTGTGCGACCGCCATGAGCTTGATCGAGGGCGAGCGCTGCTACCAGTGCCCGAACTGCGGCCACAGCGCCTATCCGCGCATCTCGCCGGCGATGATGGTGCTGATCCGCAAGGGCGACCAGGTGCTGCTGGCGATGCACACCAACTCGCCGTACAAGCGCTACACCGCGCTGGCCGGCTTCGTCGAGGCTGGCGAATCGGTGGAGGAGGCCATCCACCGCGAGGTGTTCGAGGAGGTCGGCCTGCGCGTGCACAACGTGCAGTACTTCGGCAGCCAGTCGTGGCCGTTCCCGCATTCGTTGATGATCGCCTACACGGCCGACTACCTGGACGGCGAGATCCGTATCGACCCGAGCGAAATCGCCGACGCGCGCTGGTTCGGGCCGGGCGATGCATGGCCGGATTTGCCGATCAAGGTATCGATTGCTGCGCGCCTGGTGGATGCCCACCGGCCCAAGCCATAG